A stretch of DNA from Deltaproteobacteria bacterium:
GGATCGCGCGGTCCCCCAGCACCTCCCGGAACAGCGTCCCGAAGGGGGTGACGCCGTCGCCGCAGAAGAGGACGTCGCCGTCCGGGATCCGACCGGGGAGCAGGGCGGGAGCGATGGCCATGTCGGGGGATAGACGCGCGAGTTCCCCGCCGCGCCAGCGGAAGAGGGCCGCGTACACCTCTCCCCTGCGGGCGTCCTGCACCGGACAGACGATCCGCCCCTCCCCCGGAAATCGATGGGCGAGGGCGAGAAGGGTCGGCACGGGAACGAGCGGCACACCCCACCCGAAACAGAACCCCTTCGCCGCCGACATCCCCACGCGCAAGCCGGTGAACGCCCCGGGCCCGGCCGAAACGGCGACGGCCGAGACGTCCCCCGTCGCCGCCCCGGCGGCGGCGAAGAGCGCTTCCACCGCGGGGATGTACGACCCGGACGCCCGGGGGCCCGGGAGGAGAAAGACCTCGGCCCGCACCTCGCCGCCGGACACCA
This window harbors:
- the tsaB gene encoding tRNA (adenosine(37)-N6)-threonylcarbamoyltransferase complex dimerization subunit type 1 TsaB, with the translated sequence MILALESATPRGSVALVSGGEVRAEVFLLPGPRASGSYIPAVEALFAAAGAATGDVSAVAVSAGPGAFTGLRVGMSAAKGFCFGWGVPLVPVPTLLALAHRFPGEGRIVCPVQDARRGEVYAALFRWRGGELARLSPDMAIAPALLPGRIPDGDVLFCGDGVTPFGTLFREVLGDRAILISGDEGLPRASAVGIVGERLFRDGGAEDPRNTVPFYLRSPKIHRLTNDKTSLA